Proteins from one Acropora muricata isolate sample 2 chromosome 9, ASM3666990v1, whole genome shotgun sequence genomic window:
- the LOC136930066 gene encoding uncharacterized protein isoform X1: MMRGQVTVVNFSSHVLNGHLSIRRKYFISDLVGYFFVESNLRLALLRRMKFKAEKNLWTLWSAIFFATLMVSFGKNYSRHHENGRKRHMLSFRPLHFAAVDLPLGNKPFHQDESTPNAGAFKIDNGGVVGAGTYEVSPDGVDLDLNLKIPSKVPNEEGGGEAAPPGSPGAPGGPEAPGGSEAPGSPGEGPASTKAPTPALCPVPCSQTQPTQSPSGGAPESVSPTGSAVPTSAGGGTSSPSTSQPTTPSAGGGAEGSPFEQEGLNKHNEFRNVHGVPPMTLNAEMSQQAAAYAQKIANLGTLQHASREERNGDGENLSMGCSTKKGQTAAEAVTNWYNEVCSPGYTFGRPSGSPGTGHFTQVVWKGSTQLGMGMAESQKSGMKCTYIVGRYREAGNMMGDYAENVPKGSFNKAQACANVRGGFLDHLSLRSRTAA, encoded by the exons ATGATGAGAGGCCAGGTGACTGTAGTGAATTTTTCATCCCATGTACTAAACGGACATTTGAGCATAAGAAGGAAGTACTTCATATCGGATTTGGTCGGTTATTTCTTTGTGGAATCAAATTTGAG ATTAGCGCTTTTACGCAGAATGAAGTTCAAGGCGGAGAAAAATCTTTGGACGCTTTggagtgctattttctttgcAACCCTTATGG TCAGCTTTGGTAAAAACTATTCCAGGCATCATGAAAATGGACGAAAGAGGCACATGCTTAGCTTTCGTCCGCTGCATTTTGCCGCTGTTGACCTTCCTCTGGGTAACAAGCCATTTCATCAAGATGAATCAACTCCAAATGCTGGCGCGTTTAAAATTGACAATGGTGGAGTTGTGG GTGCGGGGACTTATGAGGTCAGCCCTGATGGTGTCGATCTCGATCTGAATTTAAAGATACCATCCAAAGTGCCTAATGAGGAAGGGGGAGGTGAGGCCGCACCTCCCGGTAGTCCAGGAGCTCCCGGCGGTCCAGAAGCTCCCGGTGGTTCAGAAGCTCCCGGCAGTCCAGGTGAAGGTCCAGCCTCAACGAAGGCTCCAACTCCTGCACTTTGTCCAGTGCCTTGCTCACAGACCCAACCAACTCAGAGCCCCAGTGGGGGAGCTCCTGAGTCAGTTTCCCCAACAGGATCTGCTGTTCCAACATCAGCTGGAGGGGGAACGAGTTCACCAAGCACGTCCCAACCGACTACTCCTTCTGCAGGTGGTGGAGCTGAAG GCTCTCCATTTGAGCAAGAAGGACTGAATAAGCACAACGAGTTCCGGAACGTTCATGGTGTCCCGCCAATGACGTTAAATGCTGAAATGAGCCAACAGGCTGCAGCCTACGCACAGAAGATCGCCAACCTGGGAACACTTCAGCACGCAAGCCGTGAAGAAAGAAACGGCGATGGAGAGAATCTCTCCATGGGATGTAGCACAAAAAAAGGCCAGACAGCTGCAGAGGCTGTTACGAACTG GTATAACGAAGTTTGCTCCCCAGGGTACACTTTCGGTCGACCCTCAGGGAGCCCAGGAACCGGCCACTTTACCCAAGTAGTGTGGAAAGGAAGTACTCAACTTGGTATGGGGATGGCGGAAAGCCAAAAAAGTGGCATGAAATGTACTTACATCGTGGGACGTTACAGGGAGGCTGGGAACATGATGGGTGATTATGCTGAAAATGTACCCAAAGGGTCCTTTAATAAGGCTCAGGCATGCGCTAATGTGAGAGGCGGGTTTCTAGATCACCTTTCTCTTAGATCACGGACAGCAGCTTAA
- the LOC136930068 gene encoding uncharacterized protein — protein MDAILAFRVVPILLCLYFASDRVPAYQVLGRDSRNTQNENSVRQIPAVARLLKGFRPPETTLHSTTTKNYNWINSFRRTTKRPFAKIKVSSNVKKFAQVLGHKLLNEIPVGMSGKHFSQKASKVILDGKAERGSFRIFDKTVKGIGIYSMSRDRKYNDLKLKLEIHMKQHQQNRERQRRPNQKQPMEKQRRPKQQQRLKQQKQQQVKTTAIPVMPAQFLPCLSPCDTRRLNKALNCLGIASQFEKEALDIHNRYRAMHNAPPMTLNCEMSWDAAAFAQKLADMDSGLIHSSYDERPDQGENLAFGCTENRELTAEEAVKMWFDEVCKYSFSNSGPQVGTNHFTQLIWEGARDFGIGKASNKQSSGTICTYVVARYKPREHVLIGGRHYGIEKGWFDFNYCKNIKKNLKGSNGLKRFEIN, from the exons ATGGATGCAATTTTGGCATTTCGAGTGGTTCCAATCTTACTATGCCTTTACTTTGCTTCTGACCGAG TTCCTGCTTACCAAGTTCTTGGAAGAGATTCACGAAATACGCAGAACGAAAACAGTGTTAGACAAATCCCTGCGGTGGCTCGTCTTCTGAAGGGATTCCGTCCGCCCGAAACGACACTTCACAGTACTACTACTAAGAATTACAATTGGATAAACTCTTTTCGAAGAACAACTAAAAGACCCTTCGCTAAGATCAAGGTTTCGTCGAATGTCAAGAAATTTGCACAAGTCCTAGGACACAAACTACTGAATGAAATTCCTGTCGGAATGTCGGGAAAACATTTCAGTCAGAAAGCATCTAAGGTTATTTTAGATGGTAAAGCAGAAAGAGGCAGTTTTAGAATTTTTGATAAGACTGTAAAGGGGATAGGAATATATAGTATGTCACGGGACCGGAAATATAATGATCTTAAGTTAAAACTTGAGATTCATATGAAACAGCATCAACAGAACCGAGAACGACAGCGAAGACCAAATCAAAAACAACCCATGGAGAAACAGAGAAGGCCGAAGCAGCAACAAagattaaaacaacaaaaacaacagcagGTTAAAACAACTGCCATTCCAGTCATGCCAGCTCAATTTCTACCATGTTTGTCTCCTTGCGATACGAGACGGCTGAACAAAGCGTTAAATTGCCTCGGAATCG CTTCCCAGTTTGAAAAAGAGGCCCTGGATATACACAACAGATATCGCGCGATGCATAATGCACCACCAATGACATTGAATTGTGAAATGAGCTGGGATGCCGCAGCATTCGCTCAGAAATTGGCAGATATGGACAGCGGTCTTATTCATTCCAGTTATGATGAGAGACCAGATCAGGGAGAGAATTTGGCATTCGGCTGCACCGAAAACAGAGAACTGACAGCCGAAGAAGCGGTTAAAATGTG GTTTGACGAAGTTTGCAAGTACAGTTTTAGCAACAGTGGCCCGCAAGTTGGTACAAACCATTTCACGCAGCTAATCTGGGAAGGAGCAAGAGATTTCGGAATCGGCAAAGCTTCAAATAAACAATCCAGTGGTACCATCTGTACATATGTTGTAGCTCGATATAAGCCTCGTGAACATGTCCTAATCGGCGGAAGACATTATGGCATCGAAAAAGGCTGGTTTGATTTTAATTACTgcaaaaatataaagaagaacTTAAAAGGAAGTAATGGCTTGAAAAGGTTTGAAATAAACTGA
- the LOC136929198 gene encoding uncharacterized protein isoform X1 has translation MHEPLALSEKPCQISPNRLILLFEAKDNFLIVLAGLALPRKGHHHRAKSHHHHNKYAMKSHGTQHHHKKHSGHHYTKHRTTVGAQRGNVPSPSQDFVLVSGSPLFHERPRSGDGKINATEESIMRPMEENKQLKMAQASTFQKAEGQETLASHTKEETQQPKQEEISRPINSKNTTAISSLTESEQIPGNGSAGQAFKPFKQPSEYATAGLNEEKSQENPGMSTINSTTPPHVINVTLHFPKNSSSEVETSTSVSKPWRTSEKPEASSATMGGNNNFLSNQLKQSPLSANLANEGTTRIAPNVNQTSATNYNSKPEGQQQSQKGENFPFNIPGIRNFGNDKARNEGAKPGKHLTDNLGPNCHWKITEGKNGENVTSLSCSGEFSKSEQQKFGFAKYGNSGPATNMTESKESPSELLLLPKPAGDQKEQNDQQFQDEALSTINEFRKIHRSFNVTTSSELSRQATEYAKKIANMGSLQHDLIAVKSLDEGENLAMGCKQFGVPLSAKEAITNWYNEVCDYDFDRAEFSMSTGHFTQVVWAETQEFGIGKAAGQQNGMPCTFVVGRFKPSGNYKGEYKKNVFKGKFDQSYCDKLKYKKLL, from the exons ATGCATGAACCCTTGGCTTTAAGTGAAAAACCTTGCCAGATAAGCCCTAATCGTTTGATACTCCTCTTCGAAGCAAAAGACAACTTCCTAATAG TGCTAGCAGGATTGGCTTTACCACGGAAGGGACACCACCATCGCGCAAAAAGCCACCATCATCATAACAAATATGCGATGAAGTCCCATGGCACTCAACATCACCACAAAAAACATTCAGGGCATCATTACACGAAGCACCGAACAACAGTTGGTGCTCAGAGAGGAAATGTCCCCAGTCCATCGCAAGACTTTGTCCTTGTAAGTGGAAGTCCTCTATTCCACGAAAGACCCCGTAGTGGTGATGGCAAAATCAATGCCACGGAGGAGTCGATCATGAGACCCATGGAAGAGAACAAACAATTGAAAATGGCACAGGCGTCGACATTTCAGAAGGCAGAGGGACAAGAAACACTAGCAAGCCACACAAAGGAAGAAACCCAACAACCAAAACAAGAGGAAATTAGTCGACCTATTAATTCCAAAAACACCACTGCAATTTCATCGCTGACAGAATCTGAACAAATTCCTGGGAATGGCTCTGCAGGTCAGGCATTCAAACCTTTCAAGCAACCATCAGAGTACGCAACCGCCGGTCTTAACGAAGAAAAATCTCAAGAAAACCCTGGTATGAGCACAATTAATTCAACAACCCCTCCACATGTCATCAATGTAACTTTGCATTTTCCCAAAAACTCTTCAAGCGAAGTCGAAACAAGCACCAGTGTGAGCAAGCCATGGAGAACATCTGAAAAACCAGAGGCTAGTTCAGCAACAATGGGTGGTAATAATAACTTTCTTTCGAATCAATTAAAACAATCGCCTCTTTCAGCAAACTTGGCCAATGAAGGAACGACTAGAATTGCTCCAAACGTTAACCAGACAAGTGCCACAAATTACAATTCCAAACCAGAAGGGCAACAGCAAAGTCAAAAGGGGGAAAACTTCCCGTTTAACATTCCTGGAATTAGGAACTTTGGAAACGATAAAGCAAGAAATGAAGGAGCTAAACCGGGTAAACATCTGACTGACAATCTTGGGCCAAATTGCCACTGGAAAATCACAGAAGGCAAGAATGGTGAAAATGTCACCTCTCTCTCATGTTCTGGGGAGTTTTCAAAATCTGAACAGCAAAAATTTGGATTCGCAAAATATGGAAATAGTGGCCCTGCTACTAATATGACCGAAAGCAAAGAATCACCTTCTGAACTATTATTGCTTCCAAAACCTGCTGGAGATCAAAAGGAGCAAA ATGACCAGCAATTTCAAGACGAGGCACTCTCCACGATAAATGAATTTAGGAAGATTCATCGATCATTCAACGTGACGACCAGTTCAGAGCTGAGTCGCCAGGCTACGGAGTATGCAAAGAAGATTGCCAACATGGGGTCATTGCAACATGATCTTATTGCTGTAAAGAGTCTGGATGAAGGCGAGAATCTTGCAATGGGATGCAAACAGTTTGGCGTACCTCTTTCTGCTAAGGAGGCCATAACAAACTG GTACAACGAGGTTTGTGACTATGATTTCGACCGGGCAGAGTTTAGCATGTCCACGGGTCATTTTACACAAGTCGTGTGGGCTGAGACCCAAGAGTTTGGAATCGGAAAGGCAGCGGGCCAGCAAAACGGCATGCCCTGTACGTTTGTCGTTGGGCGTTTCAAACCGTCAGGAAATTACAAGGGGGAATACAAGAAGAATGTGTTCAAAGGAAAATTTGACCAAAGCTACTGCGATAAACTAAAATATAAAAAGCTTCTATGA
- the LOC136930077 gene encoding uncharacterized protein, translating into MKEIPLIYVVVALLSFTKGQYTGYQYQPYPPYYKMAPVYSWYQRDQEPAAEVKMEPDSKDIVPFEVQGLLYHNIHRKLHKADDLQLDHHLSLDAASYARTIAQRLVVKHAPIQSRPGQGENIFLRCKAFSHGVSAFEAVKEWYSTVCHWDFNRPFPVDDKGKPFSRIVWRSFQQVGMGRASFPVNNFNCTVVVARYKPYINMQDYMNNVLKGHFVPTGCQYVNNASSDDFILPPQPGETCQKISGFKGQMLHAGSTCTIKQLFAIFGASVRRGKQGFSVIL; encoded by the exons ATGAAGGAAATACCTCTCATTTACGTAGTCGTGGCTCTTTTAAGTTTCACCAAAGGACAATATACAG GCTACCAGTATCAACCATATCCACCGTACTACAAAATGGCGCCAGTTTATAGTTGGTACCAGCGCGACCAAGAACCTGCGGCTGAAGTCAAGATGGAACCCGACAGCAAAG ATATAGTTCCATTTGAAGTCCAGGGTTTATTATACCATAATATTCACCGGAAGTTGCACAAAGCGGATGATCTGCAGCTTGATCATCACCTCAGTCTTGATGCTGCCAGTTACGCGCGGACAATCGCTCAGCGTTTAGTTGTGAAACACGCACCGATTCAAAGTCGACCTGGCCAaggagaaaatatatttttacgcTGCAAAGCCTTCAGTCATGGAGTGTCGGCCTTTGAGGCCGTGAAAGAGTG GTACTCCACGGTATGTCATTGGGATTTCAATAGACCCTTTCCTGTGGACGATAAGGGCAAGCCATTCAGTAGAATAGTTTGGAGATCTTTCCAGCAAGTCGGGATGGGCAGAGCTTCATTTCCCGTGAACAATTTCAATTGCACTGTTGTAGTTGCAAGATACAAACCTTACATCAATATGCAAGACTACATGAACAATGTGTTAAAAGGACATTTCGTGCCAACGGGGTGTCAGTATGTTAATAATGCATCAAGTGATGATTTTATTTTGCCTCCACAACCTGGAGAAACGTGTCAGAAAATTTCCGGATTTAAAGGACAAATGCTTCATGCAGGTTCTACATGTACAATCAAACAACTATTTGCTATTTTTGGAGCTTCGGTTAGAAGAGGAAAACAAGGTTTCAGTGTTATTTTATAA
- the LOC136930066 gene encoding uncharacterized protein isoform X3, which produces MMRGQVTVVNFSSHVLNGHLSIRRKYFISDLVGYFFVESNLRLALLRRMKFKAEKNLWTLWSAIFFATLMVSFGKNYSRHHENGRKRHMLSFRPLHFAAVDLPLGNKPFHQDESTPNAGAFKIDNGGVVGAGTYEVSPDGVDLDLNLKIPSKVPNEEGGGEAAPPGSPGAPGGPEAPGGSEAPGSPGSPFEQEGLNKHNEFRNVHGVPPMTLNAEMSQQAAAYAQKIANLGTLQHASREERNGDGENLSMGCSTKKGQTAAEAVTNWYNEVCSPGYTFGRPSGSPGTGHFTQVVWKGSTQLGMGMAESQKSGMKCTYIVGRYREAGNMMGDYAENVPKGSFNKAQACANVRGGFLDHLSLRSRTAA; this is translated from the exons ATGATGAGAGGCCAGGTGACTGTAGTGAATTTTTCATCCCATGTACTAAACGGACATTTGAGCATAAGAAGGAAGTACTTCATATCGGATTTGGTCGGTTATTTCTTTGTGGAATCAAATTTGAG ATTAGCGCTTTTACGCAGAATGAAGTTCAAGGCGGAGAAAAATCTTTGGACGCTTTggagtgctattttctttgcAACCCTTATGG TCAGCTTTGGTAAAAACTATTCCAGGCATCATGAAAATGGACGAAAGAGGCACATGCTTAGCTTTCGTCCGCTGCATTTTGCCGCTGTTGACCTTCCTCTGGGTAACAAGCCATTTCATCAAGATGAATCAACTCCAAATGCTGGCGCGTTTAAAATTGACAATGGTGGAGTTGTGG GTGCGGGGACTTATGAGGTCAGCCCTGATGGTGTCGATCTCGATCTGAATTTAAAGATACCATCCAAAGTGCCTAATGAGGAAGGGGGAGGTGAGGCCGCACCTCCCGGTAGTCCAGGAGCTCCCGGCGGTCCAGAAGCTCCCGGTGGTTCAGAAGCTCCCGGCAGTCCAG GCTCTCCATTTGAGCAAGAAGGACTGAATAAGCACAACGAGTTCCGGAACGTTCATGGTGTCCCGCCAATGACGTTAAATGCTGAAATGAGCCAACAGGCTGCAGCCTACGCACAGAAGATCGCCAACCTGGGAACACTTCAGCACGCAAGCCGTGAAGAAAGAAACGGCGATGGAGAGAATCTCTCCATGGGATGTAGCACAAAAAAAGGCCAGACAGCTGCAGAGGCTGTTACGAACTG GTATAACGAAGTTTGCTCCCCAGGGTACACTTTCGGTCGACCCTCAGGGAGCCCAGGAACCGGCCACTTTACCCAAGTAGTGTGGAAAGGAAGTACTCAACTTGGTATGGGGATGGCGGAAAGCCAAAAAAGTGGCATGAAATGTACTTACATCGTGGGACGTTACAGGGAGGCTGGGAACATGATGGGTGATTATGCTGAAAATGTACCCAAAGGGTCCTTTAATAAGGCTCAGGCATGCGCTAATGTGAGAGGCGGGTTTCTAGATCACCTTTCTCTTAGATCACGGACAGCAGCTTAA
- the LOC136929198 gene encoding uncharacterized protein isoform X2, with the protein MSHFKCIAVALLLHCVLAGLALPRKGHHHRAKSHHHHNKYAMKSHGTQHHHKKHSGHHYTKHRTTVGAQRGNVPSPSQDFVLVSGSPLFHERPRSGDGKINATEESIMRPMEENKQLKMAQASTFQKAEGQETLASHTKEETQQPKQEEISRPINSKNTTAISSLTESEQIPGNGSAGQAFKPFKQPSEYATAGLNEEKSQENPGMSTINSTTPPHVINVTLHFPKNSSSEVETSTSVSKPWRTSEKPEASSATMGGNNNFLSNQLKQSPLSANLANEGTTRIAPNVNQTSATNYNSKPEGQQQSQKGENFPFNIPGIRNFGNDKARNEGAKPGKHLTDNLGPNCHWKITEGKNGENVTSLSCSGEFSKSEQQKFGFAKYGNSGPATNMTESKESPSELLLLPKPAGDQKEQNDQQFQDEALSTINEFRKIHRSFNVTTSSELSRQATEYAKKIANMGSLQHDLIAVKSLDEGENLAMGCKQFGVPLSAKEAITNWYNEVCDYDFDRAEFSMSTGHFTQVVWAETQEFGIGKAAGQQNGMPCTFVVGRFKPSGNYKGEYKKNVFKGKFDQSYCDKLKYKKLL; encoded by the exons ATGAGTCATTTCAAGTGCATTGCAGTAGCTTTACTTTTACATTGTG TGCTAGCAGGATTGGCTTTACCACGGAAGGGACACCACCATCGCGCAAAAAGCCACCATCATCATAACAAATATGCGATGAAGTCCCATGGCACTCAACATCACCACAAAAAACATTCAGGGCATCATTACACGAAGCACCGAACAACAGTTGGTGCTCAGAGAGGAAATGTCCCCAGTCCATCGCAAGACTTTGTCCTTGTAAGTGGAAGTCCTCTATTCCACGAAAGACCCCGTAGTGGTGATGGCAAAATCAATGCCACGGAGGAGTCGATCATGAGACCCATGGAAGAGAACAAACAATTGAAAATGGCACAGGCGTCGACATTTCAGAAGGCAGAGGGACAAGAAACACTAGCAAGCCACACAAAGGAAGAAACCCAACAACCAAAACAAGAGGAAATTAGTCGACCTATTAATTCCAAAAACACCACTGCAATTTCATCGCTGACAGAATCTGAACAAATTCCTGGGAATGGCTCTGCAGGTCAGGCATTCAAACCTTTCAAGCAACCATCAGAGTACGCAACCGCCGGTCTTAACGAAGAAAAATCTCAAGAAAACCCTGGTATGAGCACAATTAATTCAACAACCCCTCCACATGTCATCAATGTAACTTTGCATTTTCCCAAAAACTCTTCAAGCGAAGTCGAAACAAGCACCAGTGTGAGCAAGCCATGGAGAACATCTGAAAAACCAGAGGCTAGTTCAGCAACAATGGGTGGTAATAATAACTTTCTTTCGAATCAATTAAAACAATCGCCTCTTTCAGCAAACTTGGCCAATGAAGGAACGACTAGAATTGCTCCAAACGTTAACCAGACAAGTGCCACAAATTACAATTCCAAACCAGAAGGGCAACAGCAAAGTCAAAAGGGGGAAAACTTCCCGTTTAACATTCCTGGAATTAGGAACTTTGGAAACGATAAAGCAAGAAATGAAGGAGCTAAACCGGGTAAACATCTGACTGACAATCTTGGGCCAAATTGCCACTGGAAAATCACAGAAGGCAAGAATGGTGAAAATGTCACCTCTCTCTCATGTTCTGGGGAGTTTTCAAAATCTGAACAGCAAAAATTTGGATTCGCAAAATATGGAAATAGTGGCCCTGCTACTAATATGACCGAAAGCAAAGAATCACCTTCTGAACTATTATTGCTTCCAAAACCTGCTGGAGATCAAAAGGAGCAAA ATGACCAGCAATTTCAAGACGAGGCACTCTCCACGATAAATGAATTTAGGAAGATTCATCGATCATTCAACGTGACGACCAGTTCAGAGCTGAGTCGCCAGGCTACGGAGTATGCAAAGAAGATTGCCAACATGGGGTCATTGCAACATGATCTTATTGCTGTAAAGAGTCTGGATGAAGGCGAGAATCTTGCAATGGGATGCAAACAGTTTGGCGTACCTCTTTCTGCTAAGGAGGCCATAACAAACTG GTACAACGAGGTTTGTGACTATGATTTCGACCGGGCAGAGTTTAGCATGTCCACGGGTCATTTTACACAAGTCGTGTGGGCTGAGACCCAAGAGTTTGGAATCGGAAAGGCAGCGGGCCAGCAAAACGGCATGCCCTGTACGTTTGTCGTTGGGCGTTTCAAACCGTCAGGAAATTACAAGGGGGAATACAAGAAGAATGTGTTCAAAGGAAAATTTGACCAAAGCTACTGCGATAAACTAAAATATAAAAAGCTTCTATGA
- the LOC136928885 gene encoding Golgi-associated plant pathogenesis-related protein 1-like codes for MAELRERSSFEQEGLDKHNEFRTVHGVPPMTLNAEMSQEAAAYAEKIANLGQLKHASPEERNGDGENLSFKCGTEKGQTAAEAVTNWYNEVCNPGYTFGQSAGSPGTGHFTQVVWKESTQLGIGKADRRQYGLQCTYVVARYRDAGNMMGHYAENVPKGSFDKAQACPGMSG; via the exons ATGGCGGAGTTGAGG GAGC GCTCTTCATTTGAACAAGAAGGACTGGATAAACACAACGAGTTCCGCACAGTTCATGGTGTCCCGCCAATGACGTTAAACGCAGAAATGAGCCAAGAGGCTGCAGCCTATGCGGAGAAGATCGCCAACCTAGGGCAACTGAAGCACGCAAGCCCTGAAGAAAGAAACGGCGATGGAGAGAATCTCTCCTTTAAATGTGGCACGGAAAAAGGCCAGACAGCGGCCGAGGCTGTTACGAACTG GTATAACGAGGTTTGCAACCCGGGGTACACTTTCGGCCAATCCGCAGGGAGCCCAGGAACCGGCCACTTTACCCAAGTAGTGTGGAAAGAAAGTACCCAACTTGGTATCGGGAAGGCGGACAGACGACAATATGGCTTGCAATGTACTTACGTTGTAGCACGCTACAGGGACGCTGGGAACATGATGGGTCACTATGCTGAAAATGTGCCCAAAGGGTCCTTTGACAAGGCTCAGGCATGCCCTGGTATGAGCGGCTGA
- the LOC136930066 gene encoding uncharacterized protein isoform X2: protein MMRGQVTVVNFSSHVLNGHLSIRRKYFISDLVGYFFVESNLRLALLRRMKFKAEKNLWTLWSAIFFATLMVSFGKNYSRHHENGRKRHMLSFRPLHFAAVDLPLGNKPFHQDESTPNAGAFKIDNGGVVGAGTYEVSPDGVDLDLNLKIPSKVPNEEGGGEAAPPGSPGAPGGPEAPGGSEAPGSPGEGPASTKAPTPALCPVPCSQTQPTQSPSGGAPESVSPTGSAVPTSAGGGTSSPSTSQPTTPSAGSPFEQEGLNKHNEFRNVHGVPPMTLNAEMSQQAAAYAQKIANLGTLQHASREERNGDGENLSMGCSTKKGQTAAEAVTNWYNEVCSPGYTFGRPSGSPGTGHFTQVVWKGSTQLGMGMAESQKSGMKCTYIVGRYREAGNMMGDYAENVPKGSFNKAQACANVRGGFLDHLSLRSRTAA from the exons ATGATGAGAGGCCAGGTGACTGTAGTGAATTTTTCATCCCATGTACTAAACGGACATTTGAGCATAAGAAGGAAGTACTTCATATCGGATTTGGTCGGTTATTTCTTTGTGGAATCAAATTTGAG ATTAGCGCTTTTACGCAGAATGAAGTTCAAGGCGGAGAAAAATCTTTGGACGCTTTggagtgctattttctttgcAACCCTTATGG TCAGCTTTGGTAAAAACTATTCCAGGCATCATGAAAATGGACGAAAGAGGCACATGCTTAGCTTTCGTCCGCTGCATTTTGCCGCTGTTGACCTTCCTCTGGGTAACAAGCCATTTCATCAAGATGAATCAACTCCAAATGCTGGCGCGTTTAAAATTGACAATGGTGGAGTTGTGG GTGCGGGGACTTATGAGGTCAGCCCTGATGGTGTCGATCTCGATCTGAATTTAAAGATACCATCCAAAGTGCCTAATGAGGAAGGGGGAGGTGAGGCCGCACCTCCCGGTAGTCCAGGAGCTCCCGGCGGTCCAGAAGCTCCCGGTGGTTCAGAAGCTCCCGGCAGTCCAGGTGAAGGTCCAGCCTCAACGAAGGCTCCAACTCCTGCACTTTGTCCAGTGCCTTGCTCACAGACCCAACCAACTCAGAGCCCCAGTGGGGGAGCTCCTGAGTCAGTTTCCCCAACAGGATCTGCTGTTCCAACATCAGCTGGAGGGGGAACGAGTTCACCAAGCACGTCCCAACCGACTACTCCTTCTGCAG GCTCTCCATTTGAGCAAGAAGGACTGAATAAGCACAACGAGTTCCGGAACGTTCATGGTGTCCCGCCAATGACGTTAAATGCTGAAATGAGCCAACAGGCTGCAGCCTACGCACAGAAGATCGCCAACCTGGGAACACTTCAGCACGCAAGCCGTGAAGAAAGAAACGGCGATGGAGAGAATCTCTCCATGGGATGTAGCACAAAAAAAGGCCAGACAGCTGCAGAGGCTGTTACGAACTG GTATAACGAAGTTTGCTCCCCAGGGTACACTTTCGGTCGACCCTCAGGGAGCCCAGGAACCGGCCACTTTACCCAAGTAGTGTGGAAAGGAAGTACTCAACTTGGTATGGGGATGGCGGAAAGCCAAAAAAGTGGCATGAAATGTACTTACATCGTGGGACGTTACAGGGAGGCTGGGAACATGATGGGTGATTATGCTGAAAATGTACCCAAAGGGTCCTTTAATAAGGCTCAGGCATGCGCTAATGTGAGAGGCGGGTTTCTAGATCACCTTTCTCTTAGATCACGGACAGCAGCTTAA